The Edaphobacter sp. 12200R-103 genome contains a region encoding:
- a CDS encoding alginate lyase family protein yields the protein MTQQASRRVFLRGVMGAMIASRGVRGWAATEQDGAALVRRVDRARTLRLAARSMQVPVATVTSFPAQRSPGGPHDFYSEADYFWPNPKNPAGPYVEVDGKSNPDNFLDHRKAMLAMAMAVPALTAGWVVTKKKAYADRAVEHLRAWFVTAATRMTPNLEYAQAVRQGVSGRSWGIIDTLHLAEVARAASVLEQTKAMTNEDSAGVAAWFREYLGWLQHSKKGMAERDASNNHAVAWALQAAEFARLVNDEPTRQEIRERYQTVLIEQMSRDGSYPRELKRTKPYGYSIFNFDVMAGLAWSLGGEQEIRWATTDGRGMCRAAEFLYPYLKDKSSWPYAKDVQHFDAWPVRSPGLLFCGLACGRDEYLKLWERLDPDPKDAEVNRNFPIRQPLLWML from the coding sequence ATGACACAGCAGGCAAGCCGCCGCGTTTTTCTGCGCGGAGTGATGGGCGCGATGATCGCATCGCGCGGGGTGCGGGGATGGGCAGCAACAGAGCAGGATGGCGCGGCGCTGGTGCGGCGCGTGGATCGTGCACGTACGCTGCGCCTGGCTGCGAGATCGATGCAGGTTCCTGTGGCGACGGTGACGAGCTTTCCGGCGCAGCGATCCCCTGGCGGTCCGCATGACTTCTACTCCGAGGCGGACTACTTCTGGCCGAATCCGAAGAATCCGGCGGGGCCTTATGTCGAGGTCGATGGCAAGTCGAATCCGGATAACTTTCTCGACCATCGCAAGGCAATGCTGGCGATGGCGATGGCCGTGCCCGCGCTGACGGCAGGGTGGGTGGTGACAAAGAAGAAGGCTTATGCAGATCGTGCGGTGGAGCATCTGCGTGCGTGGTTCGTTACTGCGGCGACGCGGATGACGCCCAACCTCGAATATGCGCAGGCCGTGCGGCAGGGAGTGAGTGGGCGATCCTGGGGCATCATTGACACCCTGCATCTGGCGGAGGTCGCGCGCGCGGCAAGTGTGCTGGAACAGACAAAAGCAATGACGAACGAAGACAGCGCCGGCGTGGCAGCGTGGTTTCGCGAGTATCTGGGCTGGCTGCAACACAGCAAAAAAGGTATGGCCGAGCGCGATGCCTCGAACAATCATGCAGTAGCGTGGGCCCTGCAGGCGGCTGAGTTTGCGCGGTTGGTAAACGACGAGCCTACACGCCAGGAGATACGCGAGCGCTACCAGACCGTGCTGATCGAGCAGATGAGTCGTGACGGCAGCTATCCTCGCGAGCTGAAGCGCACAAAGCCCTACGGCTACTCGATCTTCAACTTCGATGTGATGGCGGGACTGGCGTGGTCGCTGGGAGGCGAGCAGGAGATACGCTGGGCTACGACCGACGGGCGCGGAATGTGTCGCGCGGCGGAGTTTCTGTATCCCTATCTGAAGGACAAGTCGAGCTGGCCCTATGCAAAGGACGTGCAGCACTTCGATGCATGGCCGGTGCGCTCTCCCGGGTTGTTGTTTTGCGGACTGGCGTGCGGGCGGGATGAGTATCTCAAGCTGTGGGAGAGGCTCGATCCTGATCCGAAGGACGCAGAGGTAAACCGCAACTTTCCGATTCGCCAGCCACTGCTCTGGATGCTGTGA
- a CDS encoding phosphatase PAP2 family protein, with amino-acid sequence MRSSEWIQGGFAVFFCLTGWMTQFTSRPLPSRRRWNMTGLAACALVVLALTQLCARALSRDSFLVLLDFVTMALFLVPYWQTGQFFLGPNKEIQSRLLEIDYWLLPDVAGRSGTAPNSIGFLLEMAYLSCYPLVPVAVLTVYAAGLRGKIGGFWLVLLIATYLCYAITPLVPALPPRALAEGGTSTSGQPSAGRKVNRWILSHGSIHAISFPSAHVASAFAIALVLLYYSHWIGAIFLVIAILISLGAVIGRYHYAADVLAGALVAVIVFVACLPWL; translated from the coding sequence ATGCGCAGTTCCGAATGGATTCAGGGCGGATTCGCCGTCTTCTTTTGCCTGACAGGGTGGATGACGCAGTTCACCTCGCGCCCGCTACCATCACGCCGGCGCTGGAACATGACGGGGCTGGCCGCGTGTGCCCTAGTCGTCCTGGCGCTGACACAGCTTTGCGCGAGGGCGCTCTCACGGGACTCCTTCCTTGTACTCCTCGACTTCGTCACCATGGCGCTGTTTCTCGTGCCGTACTGGCAGACCGGACAGTTCTTCCTGGGGCCGAACAAGGAGATTCAGAGCCGCCTGTTGGAGATCGACTATTGGTTATTGCCTGATGTTGCCGGAAGGTCCGGAACAGCGCCGAACTCGATCGGTTTCCTGCTGGAGATGGCCTATCTCTCGTGCTATCCGCTGGTGCCTGTGGCTGTGCTGACGGTTTATGCCGCGGGTCTGCGGGGGAAGATCGGGGGCTTTTGGCTGGTGCTGCTGATTGCGACGTACCTCTGCTATGCCATTACGCCGCTGGTTCCGGCACTTCCTCCACGGGCTTTGGCGGAGGGCGGAACCAGTACATCGGGACAGCCGAGCGCAGGCAGAAAGGTGAATCGCTGGATACTGAGTCATGGCAGCATTCATGCCATCTCGTTTCCCAGCGCGCATGTCGCTTCGGCATTTGCGATTGCGCTGGTGCTGCTTTATTACTCTCACTGGATCGGCGCGATCTTTCTCGTGATTGCGATCCTGATCTCTCTGGGGGCGGTCATCGGGCGCTATCACTACGCGGCAGATGTGTTGGCAGGCGCACTTGTTGCTGTGATTGTCTTCGTGGCGTGTCTTCCCTGGTTGTAA
- a CDS encoding DoxX family protein, producing MAINTRDRLARCAPLPLRLIVGYGFMEHGLAKLTKGPDKFAAILHAMHVPAFHWMAWLTILTEIFGGAAVLLGMWIVAASVPIAIVLLVAIFTVHLPYGFSSIHLISVTAAGAQFGPPGYECDLLYLACLAALVCTGPGPFSLREWMRKRRS from the coding sequence ATGGCGATCAACACAAGAGATCGATTGGCGCGATGCGCTCCTCTCCCGCTTCGTTTAATTGTCGGTTATGGCTTTATGGAGCATGGCCTGGCAAAGCTGACGAAAGGCCCTGACAAATTCGCGGCGATCCTTCACGCGATGCATGTTCCGGCGTTTCACTGGATGGCGTGGCTGACGATCCTGACTGAGATCTTTGGCGGAGCAGCGGTACTGCTGGGAATGTGGATCGTGGCCGCGAGTGTGCCGATAGCGATCGTTCTGCTGGTGGCCATCTTTACAGTGCACCTTCCTTATGGCTTCAGCTCCATTCATCTGATAAGTGTGACGGCAGCCGGGGCACAGTTCGGCCCTCCGGGATATGAATGCGATCTGTTGTACCTGGCATGTCTGGCGGCGCTGGTGTGTACCGGACCGGGACCATTTTCGCTGAGGGAATGGATGCGGAAGAGGCGCTCGTAG
- a CDS encoding MBL fold metallo-hydrolase — MRSLITIALMMFVAVGVEGQQHAPRDPMVQANATRKLTAHVYAIEDKDTTPGVPNIGFVVGTRAALVIDTGMGERNGRTVLAEVEKIAPGKALYLVTTHVHPEHDLGAGAFPGTTKMIRSEDQIKDIDEFGYQLADVFMKRSAVNAELLKGAKFRKADITFDKEYTLDLGGVTARILAMGPNHTRGDTAVFVPGDSVLFSGDIAMKGMPSFASPYSTVSHWLKSLDVLDALKPKIVVPSHGPIGDATYMANYRVYLTAIRDRAAALKKEGKSQDEAVKTITAEMQGRYPDTGRLAGAVRAAYAEAR, encoded by the coding sequence ATGCGTTCATTAATCACAATAGCTTTGATGATGTTTGTGGCGGTCGGTGTTGAAGGACAGCAGCACGCGCCCCGCGATCCGATGGTGCAGGCGAATGCGACGCGCAAGCTGACGGCGCATGTGTATGCGATTGAGGACAAGGACACGACGCCGGGCGTTCCGAATATCGGGTTTGTGGTGGGGACGCGGGCTGCGCTGGTCATCGACACGGGCATGGGCGAGCGCAATGGGCGCACGGTGCTCGCCGAAGTAGAGAAGATTGCTCCGGGCAAGGCGCTGTACCTGGTAACGACGCATGTGCATCCGGAGCACGATCTGGGCGCGGGGGCGTTTCCGGGGACGACGAAGATGATTCGTTCTGAGGACCAGATCAAGGACATTGACGAGTTTGGCTACCAGCTGGCCGACGTGTTTATGAAGCGGTCGGCGGTGAACGCGGAGTTGTTGAAGGGTGCGAAGTTTCGCAAGGCTGACATTACGTTCGACAAGGAGTACACGCTGGACCTGGGTGGTGTAACGGCGCGGATTCTGGCGATGGGCCCGAACCATACGCGCGGCGATACGGCGGTGTTTGTACCGGGCGATTCCGTGCTGTTTTCGGGCGATATTGCGATGAAGGGGATGCCTTCGTTTGCGAGCCCCTACTCGACTGTATCGCACTGGCTCAAGAGTCTGGATGTACTGGATGCACTGAAGCCGAAGATCGTGGTACCGAGCCATGGACCGATCGGCGATGCGACGTATATGGCGAACTATCGTGTTTACCTGACGGCCATTCGCGACCGTGCGGCAGCGCTGAAGAAGGAAGGCAAGTCGCAGGATGAGGCGGTGAAGACGATTACGGCGGAGATGCAGGGGCGGTATCCCGATACGGGGAGGCTGGCCGGTGCGGTGCGCGCAGCCTATGCCGAAGCGAGGTAG
- a CDS encoding asparagine--tRNA ligase, whose product MSETSATPVVTIATIGQHEGKTVTLRGWLYNIRSSGKLLFPTFRDGTGTIQGIVPRAAVPEQVFETLKGLQLESSLTVTGKVRADSRAPSGYELDVENIHVLSAVSPDDPFPITLKEHGVDFLMEHRHLWLRTPRQSAILRVRATIMRAAAEYFDTHGFVRTDPPILTPNACEGTSELFEMDYFDDDKAYLTQSGQLYIEATALALGKVYSFGPTFRAEKSKTRRHLTEFWMIEPEVAFLELDGLMDLAEAFITHIVTRVLEQHRADLKVIGRDVAKLEAVVAHSGNAPESVILSEAKNPRISSEAPQTPTETNQSVILSEGAAEVEGSAVKTAANRFPRLSYEEAHAMLEKAYAEGKLENPHKYGDDFGSPDETYISSQFDKPVMVHRYPAAIKAFYMQPDPHDPTKALCVDVLAPEGYGEIIGGSQRVDSYDLLRQRIEDHNLPLAAFQWYLDLRKYGSVPHAGFGMGIERAVAWICGLDHVRETIPFARTLNRIYP is encoded by the coding sequence ATGTCCGAAACATCAGCAACCCCCGTCGTCACCATCGCCACTATCGGCCAGCACGAAGGCAAGACCGTCACCCTGCGCGGATGGCTCTACAACATCCGCTCCTCGGGCAAGCTGCTCTTCCCGACGTTCCGCGACGGCACCGGAACCATCCAGGGCATCGTCCCCAGGGCCGCAGTGCCGGAGCAGGTCTTCGAGACCCTCAAGGGCTTGCAGCTTGAGTCGTCGCTGACGGTCACCGGCAAGGTCCGCGCCGACTCCCGCGCACCCTCCGGGTACGAGCTCGACGTCGAGAACATCCACGTCCTCTCCGCCGTCTCCCCCGACGATCCCTTCCCCATCACCCTCAAGGAGCACGGCGTCGACTTCCTCATGGAGCATCGCCACCTCTGGCTGCGCACGCCGCGCCAGTCGGCCATCCTGCGCGTCCGCGCCACCATCATGCGCGCCGCCGCGGAGTACTTCGACACCCACGGCTTCGTCCGCACGGATCCGCCCATCCTGACGCCCAACGCCTGCGAAGGCACCAGCGAGCTCTTCGAGATGGACTACTTCGACGACGACAAGGCCTACCTGACGCAGTCCGGCCAGCTCTATATTGAGGCGACGGCGCTTGCTCTGGGCAAGGTCTACAGCTTCGGCCCCACCTTTCGTGCCGAAAAATCAAAGACACGCCGCCACCTCACCGAGTTCTGGATGATCGAACCCGAGGTCGCCTTCCTCGAGCTCGACGGCCTGATGGACCTGGCCGAAGCCTTCATCACCCACATCGTCACGCGCGTGCTCGAGCAGCACCGCGCCGACCTGAAGGTAATCGGCCGCGATGTCGCGAAGCTCGAGGCCGTTGTCGCCCACTCCGGCAACGCCCCTGAATCCGTCATTCTGAGCGAAGCGAAGAATCCCCGTATTTCGTCCGAAGCGCCACAGACGCCCACGGAGACAAACCAAAGTGTCATCCTAAGCGAAGGCGCAGCCGAAGTCGAAGGATCTGCGGTCAAGACTGCCGCCAACCGTTTCCCAAGATTGAGCTACGAAGAAGCCCACGCCATGCTCGAAAAGGCCTACGCCGAAGGCAAACTCGAAAACCCGCACAAGTACGGCGACGACTTCGGCTCGCCCGACGAAACTTACATCAGCAGCCAGTTCGACAAACCGGTGATGGTGCACCGCTACCCCGCGGCCATCAAGGCCTTCTACATGCAGCCCGACCCGCACGACCCCACCAAGGCACTCTGCGTCGACGTGCTCGCCCCCGAGGGCTACGGCGAGATCATCGGCGGCTCCCAGCGCGTAGACAGCTACGACCTGCTCAGGCAGCGCATCGAAGACCACAACCTCCCACTCGCCGCCTTCCAGTGGTACCTCGACCTGCGCAAGTACGGCTCCGTCCCCCACGCCGGCTTCGGCATGGGAATCGAACGAGCCGTAGCCTGGATCTGCGGGCTGGATCACGTGAGGGAGACGATTCCGTTCGCTAGGACGCTGAACAGGATCTATCCCTAG
- a CDS encoding MT-A70 family methyltransferase encodes MLHKLPEPTDPSEELRTFVNGRRFGAILADPPWQFQNRTGKVAPEHRRLSRYGTLTLQQIKTLPVVHAAAPACHLYLWVPNALLPEGLEVMKSWGFQYKTNIIWHKIRKDGGSDGRGVGFYFRNVTEILLFGIRGKNARTLQPGRTQVNYLGSRKREHSRKPDEQYRLIEECSWGPFLELFGRGTRRNWITWGNQAEDYSPTWNTYSNHSRSESSLFTKVN; translated from the coding sequence ATGCTGCACAAACTGCCTGAGCCTACCGACCCCTCGGAAGAGTTGAGAACTTTCGTCAACGGACGCCGTTTCGGCGCAATATTGGCTGACCCTCCATGGCAGTTTCAAAACAGAACAGGCAAAGTAGCGCCAGAGCATCGCCGTTTGTCACGATACGGCACATTGACTCTGCAGCAGATTAAGACACTTCCAGTTGTGCATGCTGCCGCACCTGCATGCCATCTTTATCTGTGGGTTCCAAACGCGCTTCTTCCTGAAGGATTAGAAGTGATGAAGTCATGGGGCTTCCAGTACAAGACGAACATTATTTGGCACAAGATTCGTAAAGATGGCGGTTCAGACGGCCGAGGCGTGGGATTCTATTTCCGCAACGTGACCGAGATTCTGCTGTTCGGTATCAGAGGGAAAAACGCTCGAACGTTACAGCCTGGCAGAACTCAGGTTAACTATTTGGGGAGTCGTAAACGTGAGCACTCACGCAAACCCGACGAACAGTACCGCTTGATCGAAGAGTGTAGCTGGGGACCATTTTTGGAGTTGTTCGGCAGAGGAACGCGAAGAAATTGGATTACGTGGGGCAATCAGGCTGAAGATTACTCCCCAACCTGGAACACATATTCGAATCACTCACGTTCTGAAAGCTCTTTATTTACGAAAGTCAACTGA
- a CDS encoding BglII/BstYI family type II restriction endonuclease yields the protein MGTSLIPEVIHRKFEIAERHHASSILYTDFSSEWDDLIEMLSGFSLPKSKIVAAGKNKSPISKGIDKFFYDRGWKEHTFDIKVIADDKETLTPTHHVDYFKNRVAVETEWNNKDPFFDRDLTTFRLLFELNVLSVGVIITRAAELQNIFNSLGKGSSYGKSTTHMGKLVPKIENRASGGCPVLAFGIKAEAYDPNN from the coding sequence ATGGGCACAAGTCTAATTCCAGAGGTCATCCATCGAAAATTTGAGATTGCCGAGCGACATCATGCCTCATCAATTCTCTACACAGATTTTTCATCAGAGTGGGACGATCTAATCGAGATGCTTTCAGGATTTAGTCTTCCGAAAAGTAAGATCGTAGCCGCAGGCAAAAATAAATCTCCAATCTCCAAGGGTATAGATAAATTCTTCTACGATAGAGGCTGGAAGGAACACACCTTTGACATCAAGGTCATCGCAGACGATAAAGAAACATTGACTCCCACTCATCACGTGGACTATTTCAAAAATCGTGTTGCTGTTGAAACAGAATGGAATAATAAAGATCCGTTCTTTGATCGCGACCTGACGACATTCCGCCTTCTATTCGAGCTAAATGTTCTAAGTGTCGGCGTTATCATTACTCGAGCAGCCGAACTTCAAAACATATTCAATTCACTCGGCAAGGGAAGCTCCTATGGAAAGTCAACTACACACATGGGGAAGCTCGTGCCGAAGATCGAGAACCGAGCATCAGGCGGATGTCCCGTATTAGCATTTGGAATCAAAGCGGAAGCTTACGATCCGAATAACTAA
- a CDS encoding glyoxalase/bleomycin resistance/extradiol dioxygenase family protein, whose product MADKVSYLPKGYNSVTPYLVVRGAAKAIDFYKKIFGATETVRMPGPNGTIGHAELTIGDSHIMLADESPSMGPGHISADTVGGSPVSLYVYLPNVDEVIKRATAEGAKLLKPVQDQFYGDRSGFIQDPFGHLWGIATHIEDVTPEVMKERLQKMMQPA is encoded by the coding sequence ATGGCAGACAAGGTCTCGTATCTTCCCAAGGGCTACAACTCCGTCACGCCTTACCTGGTCGTCAGGGGCGCCGCGAAGGCCATCGATTTCTACAAGAAGATCTTCGGAGCCACCGAAACCGTCCGCATGCCGGGCCCCAACGGCACCATCGGCCACGCCGAGCTCACCATCGGCGACTCGCACATCATGCTCGCGGACGAATCGCCCAGCATGGGCCCGGGACACATCAGCGCCGACACCGTCGGAGGCAGCCCCGTAAGCCTCTACGTCTATCTTCCCAATGTCGACGAAGTGATCAAGCGCGCCACCGCAGAGGGTGCGAAGCTCCTCAAGCCGGTCCAGGACCAGTTCTACGGAGATCGCTCCGGCTTCATCCAGGATCCCTTCGGACACCTTTGGGGCATCGCCACCCACATCGAAGACGTCACTCCCGAAGTGATGAAAGAGCGCCTGCAGAAGATGATGCAGCCCGCATAG